A stretch of DNA from Parcubacteria group bacterium:
CATGAATATGGTTATTGTGCAAAACATGACATGTTGTTGTAACTCTTGCTAAGAGAGTTGTGTTTTTGCGCTAGACAAGTCATGGCTTAAAAAGCAACTCTCACTGGATGAGGGTTTTTTGTTTGTAAAAATGTAATTTCTTAAAAGAAAAAATATGATTTATAAAAATATAGTGGGATTGATCGGTCATACACCGATGGTAAAGATCAATCATGTGATCAAAAAAGACGGTGTGGAGATCTTTGCAAAATTAGAAGGACAAAATCCCAGTGGATCGATCAAAGATCGGATCGCATTGGCAATGATCGAGCAAGGCGAGCGAGAGGGGAAGTTGACGAAAGAAAAAATTATCATCGAAGCGACATCTGGTAATACGGGGATTGCACTTGCGATGATCGGCGCAATCAAAGGATATGGTGTGCATGTGGTCATGAGCAGTGCTGTTTCTATTGAGCGACAAAAATTGATCAAAGCATATGGGGCGAAAGTAATTCTTACAGATGGCACAAAAGGAACAGATGGCGCGATCATGCATGTGCGTGCACTTGTAAAAAAATTTCCCGAAAAATATTTCAACCCAGACCAATTCTCCAATGCATATAACAAACTGGCCCATTATCGTACAACAGCAGAAGAAATGTGGAAGCAAATGGATGGTCGTATTGATTATATGGTCTCTGCGCTGGGAACATCAGGCACGATTATGGGCATCGGAAAAGGCTTGAAAGATCACGATGCACATATCAAAGTGGTAGAGGCGCATCCTGTAAAAGGACATTATATTCAGGGGCTCAAAAATCTTGAAGAAGCATTGGTGCCGGCGATCTACGATGCAACGATGATCGATGAAAGAGTAATGGTGGAGTCGGAAGATGCATTTGACATGGCGCGGAAAGTGATGTTACATGAAGGCATCTCTGTCGGCATGAGCAGTGGCGCGGCACTTGTAGCGGCAAGAGAGATTGCACAAAAGATCGATAGGGGGCGCATTGTGATAATATTTCCTGATCGTGCAGAAAAATATGTGAGCACAACACTTTTTGCGGGTTAGCAATGAAAATTGACATTCTTGCTGTATACTGTAGTATATCAGTTCGGTTCTTTTTACTAACAAATAGATATTAAAGGAGGTGATGAGCTCAAGGTAAAATTGGCAAGGGAAAACAGGAACAAAAAAATCAAAAAGGAGGACCCGAGATGGGAAAGATTTTTGCAAAAATTGTTTTACTGCTGGCACTCTGTGGTTTTGTTACAAGTGCTGGTGCAACCTCGGCCCCGTATTTTTCTACGGACAAAATTACCTTTGCGGATATTTTGGAGAATGCTTCGTATGAGTCCAGTTTTGGACTCTATGCGATGAGTGATCCGTCAAAGACTTTGCAAATCTTTAACTATGTGGATGAGCCATTTGGCGGACTTAAAACCGTGAAATCGTCACAGTGGAGTTATCTCAGTGAAGGCTTTGGGTTTTATTTTGATGTGCATACCGGTGGCAAGGATGATACAGCAGTCGATTATCGCTGGTTCAGTGACATGTCACTCAATCAATTTGCCAATGGCATGTCTGTCGACACAGGCATACAGCATGTACAGCTTGCATGGAATAACTATAGTATTGCAGTGAGCCTTGAAGATTTGCTTGGTGGTGGTGATCAGGATTTCGATGATATGCGGGTCAATGGTTTCACATGTAAGTTGAATGTGGTAAGACCGACTGACCCTGTGCCGGAACCGGCAACAATAATCCTTCTGGGCACCGGTCTTGCGGGTCTTTTTGGCGCAAGTCGTCGCAAAAAGATGTAATATTCCTCATTTTTTATCTAGGTCAGGCCCTGAATGTGTACATTTGGGGCTTTTTATATACAAAAAACACCTCAAGTGCTTGAGGTGTTTTCTGATCCTTCTGAATTATAGAACTTTTTCTTTCAATATTTCCGTATAGATCTTGAATGTGTCGCCGGCTTTGATCTTGGTTTCGCCGTCAAATGTGATGCCACACTCTTTGTCTCTCTTTACTTCATCCACATTGACTTTGTTGTGTTGAAGATTTGCGAGGTTGCCTGTGCCGATGAGGTTTTCACCCCGATAGACATCAATTTTTGCATTTTTGGAAACGACCTTACCTTTCTTTACGCGTCCGCCAACGATCATCTGCTTTTTCTCTGTGCGGAAGATGCCGAGCACTTCCAATTCGCCAACGTCTGTACGTTCAATTTCATCCGGGAGCATGGAGAGAAGTGTATTTTTGACATGATCAACGAGTTCATAAATGACCTTGTAGTTTAAAACGGTTACTTTTGCATCTTCGGCCATGCGTTTTGCTACAGGACTTGTCGTGACGCTAAATCCATAGATCGTTGCGTCGGAGCTTTGTGCCATCTTGATATCAGATTCTGTGACATTGCCCACACCGGTGTCGATGAAACTGATCGCAACCTTTGTCTGCGGGATCGTTGCGAGAATTTGCTCGATCGCCTCAATGGATCCTTGTACATCTGATTTGATGATGACGTTGTATTTGGGGATGCCATCGTTGTCAGTGATGCTTTTGACGGTTTTTTTGTCGCCGGCAAGGCGAATTGCCATTTCGCGTGATTTGAGTCGCGCACTGCGTTTTGCATTTGCCACTTGCACGATATCATTGGTTTCCGCTGTGTCCAAAAGTCCATAGATCGTTGCAGGCATGGACGGTGTCGCTTTTTCGATCGTGTTGCCACGATGATCTTCCATGTGACGAATGCGCCCATATGTTTTGCCAACGTTGATATCTTGACCCACTTTCAATATGCCGGTTTTGACCACGACTGTTGCAACAGGTCCTTTTTGGTCATCTTTGTGTGATTCGAGTACAACAGCGAGGCCGTCGCGTTTTTCATTTGCTTTGAAATCTTCAACTTCTGCCAAGAGGATAATGCTTTCCAACAGATCCGTGATGCCGATATTATTCTTTGCACTGATCTCATTGCACATCACTTTGCCACCCCATTCCTCGATCACGATCTCAAGTTCTGCAAGCTCTTGTTTTACGCGTGCAGGGTTCGCATTTGGTTTGTCGATCTTATTGATCGCAACGATCGTCGGGATGCCTTTTTCTTTGAGATAGGTGATCACTTCTTTGGTCTGTGGTCGCACACCATCGTCCGCAGCGACGACAAGAATCGCGATATCAGCTATTGATACGCCACGTTCGCGCATTGCAGAAAAAGCTTCATGTCCGGGTGTATCGATAAACGTGAGGACCTTCCCACGTTTTTTGACCTGGTATGCACTAATATGCTGTGTGATTCCGCCGGATTCGCCACTTGCAACCGATGTTTTGCGGATCGCATCGAGAAGAGTGGTTTTGCCGTGGTCTACATGTCCCAAGATCGTGACAATAGGAGGACGGCCGTCCAATTTTTCTCCGGAATTTTTTTCTTTTGCGCAAATATCGAGTAATTTCTCGATCGTCAACATCTCATCATCTGCAACTTCGAGGTCTTCTTCTACGTGAAATCCGAGATACTCGGCAATGATCGATGCAGTATCGAAGTCGATCTCCTCATTGATCGTTGCCATGATCCCATTTCTCATTAATTCCGTGATGACTGCCGTAGCAGGCATGTCCAAAAGCTCGGAAAATTTCTTTACGGTAACAGTGGGTGCAATATGTACGATTTTTTCAGTCATGGTGTGTAAAAGGATTTAGGAGATTATTGTGCTGTTGTGATGGCTTCTTTTTCTTCGGTGGTCAGTTCATTGTTTACAGGAGCACCGTTCTGGATTTCTTTGGTATAAATGCGGGTTCCTTCTCGCGTGTGGATTGATGAGATGATCATCCCATTGTCTTTGCTGTTGAGAAGGGCCAATGCAAAGCTCTGATTGCCACTATAATCATGAAAAGGATTGAATTTGACAAGACTAACCTTGTGAAGTGCCTTATGTGCATGTGCATTGATCGTATTGGAAATCTGAAATAATTCATGAATTTCCGTGTCAAATTCATGAATGCGTTTATTGTTATGCATGACAATATCCTCCAAAGCGATGCCTTTTTTACCGGCGCATAATGCTGAGAGTGCTTTGTGGCATGCACGCACTTTGATCAGTGCGATAATTCCGCATATGCAGGCAATCACAGAAAAAGCTATGGCGACAATATCAATGGTGGAGAATGCAAAAGAGGGGGCAAACATAAAAGTGATTCTGATACGATTATTTGTCACAATAGCATCAAAATTCGCACTTGTAAAGCAAAAAGTCCGAAGATTACCAATTATTTTTGTGCGTACATCAGATCAAGAAATTCCCAAAATTTGTCTTTTCCGCCAATTGCGCCGACACATTCGGCAGTTTCAGCTTTTTCACGGGCATGTGGATGCGATTCATCGATCGGCATGTGGCGAAATGCCCAGCGAATCGTATCGGGATAATCCGGCATAATGTGGGAAATAGAGGTGTGAAATTTTTTGCAGTACGGACAGTCCATGTCGGAATACATTATGACGGTAATGCGTGCGTCGTCTTTTCCAGATGTCCAATCATTATCGGCGATGGGGGTGAGCTCTGTCGTGGCGCTGATGTCCTTTGCTTTGGGATTTTTCCCGGCGAGGAGATCGTCAAAAAATGTGCGCATGCCTTTTTCGTCATAAGCACCAGGAATTTCATAGATTGCGTGATTGGTCAAAACAAAACTGTGTGGTGTGCCTTTAACGCCGGCTTTTGTACCACTGTCGCTGTCACTTTGCACTTTGTCTGCATAAGTTTTTTCTGAAACACATGTGCGGATCTTTTCAACATCAAGCCCGAGGGATGTGATGATTTCCTCTGTCGATTGTGTCGTATCTTTTTTTTCTGGTGATGTTTTTTGCGCAGTTGTTACGGGATTTTTTTGGGGTGCATCAAATGATAGATGATCTGTGACCGTGAGACCGAGGAGGCCAAAAAGGATGACTGCAAGCGCCACTATGAATCCATGCCAAAATGAAGGCCAATGCGTCGTATGTTTTTCCATAAGATATGTTTATCATTACGTCATTTAGTGTACGCATTTCACAAAAATTGCGCAAGTGGTAAAAATTCATTATGATAGGAGGTATCATGATTATTCGATAATTTTTATACAAATGATCACTCAATCAACTGCACCATTATTGGAGCGAAGGGAAATCGCTCCGCAGACGTACCAATATTTTTTTGAAAAACCGGATGGTTTTGATTTTGTTGCCGGACAGTATGTATTTTTGGATTTTGCGCAACCGGTCAATCGTGATGATCGACCGAGCATGCGCGCTCTGTCAATTGCTTCTGCGCCATATGAAGATCGACTGATGTTTGTCATGCGCGACAGTGAAAGTGCATTCAAGAAAAACATGCGTGCGATGAATGTGGGAGATGAGATCTTGATCAAAGGACCATTGGGACATGTGTCAATTCCGGAAAATCTCCATCAACCGATCACGTTTCTGATCGCAGGGGTGGGGATTACGCCTGTGCGATCCATGCTCAAACAAGAAGAACACATCAAATCGTTTCGCCCGGTCACAGTGATCTTTTCAAATAAAACAAAAGCGGATATTGTTTTGCGAGAAGATATGGATGCGATCTCATTGCAAAATTTCAAATTGATACACACATTGACCCGCGAAGAAGGGGAATGGGAGGGCGCAAGGGGACGCATTAATGCGGAAATGATCAAAGAAAATGTTGACGACATCACCAATCAGATGTACTATGTTGTAGGTACGGGAGAGTTTATCACAGCCATTCGTGACGTTCTGACAGAGCTAAACGTACCAAAAGAAAAGATCATCTTTGACAATTTCGGATAGAAAATAACGCAAGAGCGCTCGCGGGCATGCCCGCCGAAGCCTCTGGCGAAGTGCGGGTGTCGTATAGTGGCTTATTATATCAGCCTTCCAAGCTGAGGACGAGGGTTCGATTCCCTTCACCCGCTCATCGAAATCAAAAAGAGTTCCACATTGGGACTTTTTTTGATTTTGTCTTGGTGGAAG
This window harbors:
- a CDS encoding PEP-CTERM sorting domain-containing protein, whose amino-acid sequence is MGKIFAKIVLLLALCGFVTSAGATSAPYFSTDKITFADILENASYESSFGLYAMSDPSKTLQIFNYVDEPFGGLKTVKSSQWSYLSEGFGFYFDVHTGGKDDTAVDYRWFSDMSLNQFANGMSVDTGIQHVQLAWNNYSIAVSLEDLLGGGDQDFDDMRVNGFTCKLNVVRPTDPVPEPATIILLGTGLAGLFGASRRKKM
- a CDS encoding thioredoxin domain-containing protein; this encodes MEKHTTHWPSFWHGFIVALAVILFGLLGLTVTDHLSFDAPQKNPVTTAQKTSPEKKDTTQSTEEIITSLGLDVEKIRTCVSEKTYADKVQSDSDSGTKAGVKGTPHSFVLTNHAIYEIPGAYDEKGMRTFFDDLLAGKNPKAKDISATTELTPIADNDWTSGKDDARITVIMYSDMDCPYCKKFHTSISHIMPDYPDTIRWAFRHMPIDESHPHAREKAETAECVGAIGGKDKFWEFLDLMYAQK
- a CDS encoding cysteine synthase family protein, which produces MIYKNIVGLIGHTPMVKINHVIKKDGVEIFAKLEGQNPSGSIKDRIALAMIEQGEREGKLTKEKIIIEATSGNTGIALAMIGAIKGYGVHVVMSSAVSIERQKLIKAYGAKVILTDGTKGTDGAIMHVRALVKKFPEKYFNPDQFSNAYNKLAHYRTTAEEMWKQMDGRIDYMVSALGTSGTIMGIGKGLKDHDAHIKVVEAHPVKGHYIQGLKNLEEALVPAIYDATMIDERVMVESEDAFDMARKVMLHEGISVGMSSGAALVAAREIAQKIDRGRIVIIFPDRAEKYVSTTLFAG
- the infB gene encoding translation initiation factor IF-2, whose protein sequence is MTEKIVHIAPTVTVKKFSELLDMPATAVITELMRNGIMATINEEIDFDTASIIAEYLGFHVEEDLEVADDEMLTIEKLLDICAKEKNSGEKLDGRPPIVTILGHVDHGKTTLLDAIRKTSVASGESGGITQHISAYQVKKRGKVLTFIDTPGHEAFSAMRERGVSIADIAILVVAADDGVRPQTKEVITYLKEKGIPTIVAINKIDKPNANPARVKQELAELEIVIEEWGGKVMCNEISAKNNIGITDLLESIILLAEVEDFKANEKRDGLAVVLESHKDDQKGPVATVVVKTGILKVGQDINVGKTYGRIRHMEDHRGNTIEKATPSMPATIYGLLDTAETNDIVQVANAKRSARLKSREMAIRLAGDKKTVKSITDNDGIPKYNVIIKSDVQGSIEAIEQILATIPQTKVAISFIDTGVGNVTESDIKMAQSSDATIYGFSVTTSPVAKRMAEDAKVTVLNYKVIYELVDHVKNTLLSMLPDEIERTDVGELEVLGIFRTEKKQMIVGGRVKKGKVVSKNAKIDVYRGENLIGTGNLANLQHNKVNVDEVKRDKECGITFDGETKIKAGDTFKIYTEILKEKVL
- a CDS encoding FAD-dependent oxidoreductase, giving the protein MITQSTAPLLERREIAPQTYQYFFEKPDGFDFVAGQYVFLDFAQPVNRDDRPSMRALSIASAPYEDRLMFVMRDSESAFKKNMRAMNVGDEILIKGPLGHVSIPENLHQPITFLIAGVGITPVRSMLKQEEHIKSFRPVTVIFSNKTKADIVLREDMDAISLQNFKLIHTLTREEGEWEGARGRINAEMIKENVDDITNQMYYVVGTGEFITAIRDVLTELNVPKEKIIFDNFG
- a CDS encoding DUF4446 family protein — protein: MFAPSFAFSTIDIVAIAFSVIACICGIIALIKVRACHKALSALCAGKKGIALEDIVMHNNKRIHEFDTEIHELFQISNTINAHAHKALHKVSLVKFNPFHDYSGNQSFALALLNSKDNGMIISSIHTREGTRIYTKEIQNGAPVNNELTTEEKEAITTAQ